The following proteins are co-located in the Meriones unguiculatus strain TT.TT164.6M chromosome 4, Bangor_MerUng_6.1, whole genome shotgun sequence genome:
- the Eif4ebp1 gene encoding eukaryotic translation initiation factor 4E-binding protein 1 — protein sequence MSGGSSCSQTPSRAIPTRRVAIGDGVQLPPGDYSTTPGGTLFSTTPGGTRIIYDRKFLMECRNSPVAKTPPKDLPAIPGVTSPTSDEPPMQASQSQLHSSPEDKQAGGDESQFEMDI from the exons ATGTCGGGGGGCAGCAGCTGCAGCCAGACTCCCAGCCGGGCCATCCCTACTCGCCGCGTAGCCATCGGCGATGGCGTGCAGCTCCCTCCCGGGGACTACAGCACCACCCCCGGCGGCACGCTCTTCAGCACCACCCCGGGAG GAACCAGGATCATCTATGACCGGAAATTCCTGATGGAGTGTCGGAACTCACCTGTGGCCAAAACACCCCCCAAGGACCTGCCAGCCATTCCGGGGGTCACTAGCCCTACCAGTGATGAGCCTCCCATGCAAGCCAGCCAGAGCCAGCTGCACAGCAGCCCGGAAGACAAGCAGGCGGGCG GTGACGAGTCACAGTTTGAGATGGACATTTAA